A section of the Paenibacillus yonginensis genome encodes:
- the lpdA gene encoding dihydrolipoyl dehydrogenase, translating into MSITCDVAVLGGGTGGYIAAIRAAQLGKEVVVVEQDKLGGTCLHKGCIPSKSLLRSAELFAQMKDSESYGIETQGVALAFPKVQARKAAVVEQLYKGVQYLMKKHKIKVIQGRGRIIGPSIFSPKSGALAVELADGEMETIVPTNLIIATGSRPRILPGMEPDGQYVLSSDEALEMSALPASILIVGGGVIGVEWASMLHDFGVQVTVVEAAPQLLPNEDQDVAKELKRLFERRGIKVLTGAKIKPDTLQKDNGAVTIQADMGGKEMELAAEKLLLSIGRQANVEGIGLENTDIAVKDGFIRVNEQMQTTEPHIYAIGDCIGGLQLAHAASHEGVTAAEHLAGEPSRVKSNALHTPRCVYTRPEAASVGMTEQNAKDKGFKVKVGKFPFSAIGKALVYGEKDGFVKMIADAETGDLLGVHMIGPHVTDLISEAALAQVLDATPWEIGHTVHAHPTLAEILGEAALAVDGLSLGM; encoded by the coding sequence ATGTCCATTACTTGTGACGTAGCCGTTCTAGGAGGAGGAACGGGAGGATACATAGCAGCGATCCGTGCTGCGCAGTTAGGGAAAGAAGTGGTTGTGGTGGAGCAGGACAAGCTGGGCGGGACCTGTCTGCATAAAGGCTGTATCCCAAGCAAAAGCTTGCTGCGGAGCGCAGAGCTGTTCGCCCAGATGAAGGACAGCGAAAGCTACGGCATTGAGACGCAGGGCGTTGCTTTGGCATTTCCCAAGGTGCAGGCCCGTAAAGCGGCAGTCGTGGAGCAGCTGTACAAAGGGGTACAATACCTGATGAAGAAACATAAGATCAAGGTTATTCAAGGCCGCGGCCGTATTATCGGTCCGTCCATCTTTTCTCCAAAGAGTGGAGCGCTCGCTGTCGAGCTGGCGGACGGAGAGATGGAGACAATCGTGCCAACTAACCTGATTATCGCCACAGGGTCCCGTCCGCGGATTCTTCCGGGAATGGAGCCCGACGGCCAATATGTGCTGAGCAGCGACGAAGCGCTGGAGATGTCGGCGCTGCCGGCCTCCATTCTTATCGTCGGCGGCGGTGTAATTGGCGTAGAGTGGGCGTCGATGCTGCATGACTTTGGAGTCCAGGTTACCGTCGTTGAAGCAGCGCCGCAGCTGCTGCCGAATGAAGATCAGGACGTAGCCAAAGAGCTGAAGCGTCTGTTTGAACGCCGGGGCATTAAGGTGCTGACCGGAGCCAAAATCAAGCCGGATACCCTGCAGAAAGATAATGGAGCTGTCACCATCCAGGCGGACATGGGTGGGAAAGAAATGGAGCTTGCCGCCGAAAAGCTGCTGTTGTCCATTGGCCGCCAGGCAAACGTAGAAGGCATTGGTCTGGAAAATACCGATATAGCGGTTAAAGACGGCTTTATTCGGGTTAATGAGCAAATGCAGACAACCGAACCCCATATTTATGCGATTGGCGACTGCATCGGCGGACTTCAGCTGGCTCATGCGGCCAGCCATGAAGGCGTCACTGCAGCTGAACACCTGGCTGGAGAGCCTTCCCGCGTCAAATCTAATGCTCTGCACACGCCTCGCTGCGTATATACCCGGCCAGAGGCAGCTTCTGTCGGCATGACAGAGCAAAATGCTAAAGACAAAGGCTTTAAAGTGAAGGTTGGCAAATTTCCTTTCTCGGCTATCGGCAAAGCGCTGGTCTATGGAGAGAAAGATGGTTTTGTTAAAATGATTGCTGATGCTGAAACCGGAGATCTTCTTGGTGTCCATATGATTGGCCCGCATGTGACGGATTTGATCAGCGAAGCTGCACTTGCCCAGGTTCTGGACGCCACGCCGTGGGAAATCGGGCATACGGTGCATGCACATCCTACGCTTGCGGAGATTTTGGGCGAAGCTGCTCTTGCGGTGGACGGGCTTTCTCTCGGGATGTAA